From a single Pararge aegeria chromosome 16, ilParAegt1.1, whole genome shotgun sequence genomic region:
- the LOC120630649 gene encoding uncharacterized protein LOC120630649, which produces MEGVCDSDALISAIKTQELIWNYKLKEHSDKIKKNNAWAIICAQVIENFDEKPVEEKNQIAMLIQKKWKTLRDGYTRYAKKIKPKSGSAALNIRPYAYYQQMSFLKAIIEDRPDKTNSLQESEHTEITSGETENGQNKIPRERNKRKLTTKITDENVLIEKLSKRLDEKTQNSRIDNEDEDKLFLLSLVGEFKKINEHYKLDAKTEILNVVKYFKGMTNHTYPSSYGDRGYSSFNDYRGPWGYNTGPSTSTSVPGPSRSATGPSTSMADDQNSQFEDLSSCSVMSDDVISNIFNE; this is translated from the exons ATGGAGGGCGTGTGCGATAGTGATGCCCTTATTAGCGCAATTAAAACGCAAGAACTTATTTGGAACTATAAACTTAAGGAACACAGcgacaaaataaagaagaacaatGCATGGGCAATTATTTGTGCCCAAGTAATTGAGAACTTTGATGAAAAACcagttgaagaaaaaaatcaaatcg ccatgttaatacagaaaaaatggaaaacatTAAGAGATGGATACACCAGAtatgctaaaaaaattaaaccaaagagTGGTTCAGCAGCCCTCAACATTCGGCCATATGCATATTATCAGCAGATGTCTTTTTTAAAGGCAATAATAGAAGATAGACCCGacaaaacaaatagtttacAAGAGAGTGAGCACACTGAAATTACGTCCGGAGAAACCGAAAatggtcaaaataaaatacccagagaaagaaacaaaagaaaattaactaCTAAAATCACAGATGAGAACgtcttaattgaaaaattatccaAACGTTTAGATGAAAAAACGCAGAATTCGCGcattgataatgaagatgaagataaattgtttttactatcattagttggcgaattcaaaaaaattaatgagcATTATAAATTAGATGCTAAGACCGAAATACTTAACGTAGTGAAATACTTTAAAGGGATGACAAATCACACATATCCTTCGAGTTATGGTGACAGGGGATATTCATCGTTTAATGATTATCGTGGACCATGGGGTTATAATACTGGCCCCTCTACCTCTACATCAGTGCCTGGTCCCTCTAGATCAGCAACCGGCCCCTCTACATCAATGGCTGATGACCAAAATTCTCAATTTGAAGACCTTTCATCATGTTCTGTAATGTCCGATGAtgtaatttccaatatttttaatgaataa
- the LOC120630651 gene encoding protein ANTAGONIST OF LIKE HETEROCHROMATIN PROTEIN 1-like produces the protein MDSDEEALLLLLLLRRRRRRRRQKRKFWVHPILQLREQRGQFHHLFMELRSDEEKFFNYFRMSKSSFDELYNILKSHIKREDTIMRRSIEPEERLAVTLRYLATGCTFMDLQYSFRIASTTIGKIVRDVCRNIWIHMKDMCMEQLTKDKWKDIINGFKKNAQFPNCLGAVDGKHIRIIQPAQSGSSYYNYKNYFSIILLAVCDSNHMFTFVDIGSYGRHADSTIFEESCLYKMLQEKKLNIPPPSAIS, from the exons ATGGATTCTGACGAGGAAGCACTGCTTTTGCTGCTCCTGCTCAGGCGGAGACGACGGCGGCGACgtcaaaagagaaaattttGGGTTCATCCAATTTTGCAATTAAGAGAACAACGTGGACAATTCCATCATTTGTTTATGGAACTTAGAAGTGATGAAGAAAAATTTTTCAACTATTTTAGAATGTCAAAGTCTTCGTTTGATgaattgtataatatactaaagtctcACATTAAACGGGAAGACACAATTATGAGGAGAAGTATCGAACCTGAAGAAAGACTAGCAGTAACATTgag gtaTTTGGCAACTGGATGTACATTTATGGATTTGCAATATAGTTTTAGAATAGCATCAACAACAATAGGTAAGATAGTGAGGGATGTTTGCAGAAATATATGGATACATATGAAGGATATGTGTATGGAACAACTAACTAAAGATAAATGGAAAGACATAATAAATGGTTTCAAAAAAAATGCTCAGTTTCCGAACTGCCTCGGTGCCGTTGATGGCaaacatattagaataataCAACCCGCGCAAAGTGGATCgtcatattataactataaaaattatttttcgataATACTTCTAGCAGTATGTGATAGTAATCATATGTTCACTTTCGTGGATATAGGCTCATATGGAAGGCACGCTGACTCGACTATTTTCGAAGAGAGTTgtctatataaaatgttacaagaaaaaaagttaaatatacctCCACCTTCTGCAATATCATAA